From one Bacillus sp. FJAT-42376 genomic stretch:
- a CDS encoding DUF6557 family protein, whose protein sequence is MNTLKDLVSITPFDKVWGKIILNYSDRMEREIKDIQNDFIVLYEKLHNVELKDNLSNMFIYIVAFESDEDDEPVYQPSFDENNQNLYFDVSGRDDEHFGYSLVGNNFNEWLNFYIDSDTLNSMSFESILAHCLWEMTFFGYDNFDNDNDNDNDNDNEMN, encoded by the coding sequence ATGAATACCTTAAAAGACTTAGTTTCAATAACCCCCTTTGATAAAGTTTGGGGAAAAATCATTTTGAATTATTCAGATAGAATGGAACGAGAAATCAAAGATATTCAAAACGATTTTATAGTTTTATATGAAAAACTGCATAATGTTGAGCTAAAAGATAATCTTTCAAATATGTTTATTTATATAGTTGCATTTGAATCGGATGAAGATGATGAACCAGTTTATCAACCATCTTTCGATGAAAATAATCAAAACTTGTATTTTGACGTTTCGGGTAGAGATGATGAGCATTTTGGCTACTCACTTGTTGGTAATAACTTCAATGAATGGTTAAATTTTTACATCGATTCCGACACTTTAAACTCAATGAGTTTTGAAAGTATTCTTGCACATTGTTTGTGGGAAATGACGTTTTTTGGCTACGATAATTTTGATAATGATAATGATAATGATAATGATAATGATAATGAAATGAACTAA
- a CDS encoding ATP-dependent Clp protease ATP-binding subunit yields the protein MQCQNCKQNQATVQLNVQVNGSLKQVQLCHTCFSHYESQIPSGFSGGNGGFSSFPFDQLFKNMGSSQGQSAPGSESKRKSGQNGGGLLDQMGRNLTNAAKAGLIDPVIGREDEVSRVIEILNRRNKNNPVLIGEPGVGKTAVAEGLALKISEGKVPSKLAKKEVYLLDVASLVANTSMRGQFEDRMKKLIAELQSRKNVILFIDEIHLVVGAGSAEGSMDAGNILKPALARGEMQLIGATTLKEYRQIEKDAALERRFQPVMVHEPSLDKAIEILQGIQSKYEEYHGVTFSDEAIRACVNLSHRYIQDRFLPDKAIDLLDEAGSKANLKADRVEEADIHDQLGKLAKEKEKAAAEENYELAAKLRHEEILLEKQLEKQDHQEKMIVGLSEIQAIIEQKTGIPVGKIQEDEQAKMKSLEGNLSKKVIGQDEAVQKVAKAVRRSRAGLKRKNRPIGSFLFAGPTGVGKTELTKTLAEELFGTKDSMIRLDMSEYMEKHAVSKIIGSPPGYVGHDDGGQLTEKVRRNPYSIILLDEIEKAHPDVQHMFLQILEDGRLTDSHGRTVNFKETVIIMTSNAGTTEKRMTVGFDTEATAAIKESTLLDSLGTFFKPEFLNRFDAIIEFQSLERKHMLAIVELMLAELQETLDEKNLKLTVSDEAKNRLAELGYHPAFGARPLRRVIQEQLEDQITDLLIDHSELDHVKAVFENESITVTKA from the coding sequence ATGCAATGTCAAAACTGTAAGCAGAATCAGGCAACCGTTCAATTAAATGTTCAAGTAAACGGATCCCTAAAACAAGTTCAGTTATGCCATACATGCTTTTCCCATTATGAAAGCCAGATTCCTTCAGGCTTCAGCGGAGGAAACGGAGGATTCTCATCCTTCCCATTCGATCAATTATTTAAAAATATGGGAAGCAGCCAAGGTCAAAGTGCCCCAGGCTCAGAATCTAAACGGAAATCCGGCCAAAACGGCGGAGGTCTTCTGGATCAGATGGGAAGAAATCTTACAAACGCAGCAAAAGCCGGCCTTATTGATCCGGTCATCGGCCGGGAAGACGAAGTCAGCCGGGTCATTGAAATCCTTAACCGCCGGAATAAAAACAACCCGGTTCTGATTGGAGAGCCAGGGGTCGGTAAAACAGCCGTAGCGGAAGGATTGGCCCTTAAAATTTCGGAAGGGAAAGTGCCTTCGAAGCTTGCGAAAAAGGAAGTCTACCTTCTTGATGTCGCTTCTCTTGTAGCCAATACAAGCATGCGCGGACAATTTGAAGACCGGATGAAAAAACTCATCGCAGAACTGCAATCACGCAAAAACGTCATCTTGTTTATTGATGAAATTCATCTTGTTGTCGGAGCAGGATCTGCTGAGGGATCAATGGATGCCGGGAATATTCTGAAGCCTGCACTGGCCAGAGGTGAAATGCAGCTCATCGGGGCGACTACACTGAAAGAATACCGCCAGATTGAAAAGGATGCTGCTTTAGAACGCCGCTTCCAGCCGGTCATGGTTCATGAGCCGTCTCTTGATAAAGCCATCGAAATTTTACAGGGCATTCAGTCCAAATATGAAGAATATCATGGTGTCACGTTCAGCGATGAAGCAATTCGTGCCTGCGTAAACTTGTCGCACCGCTATATTCAGGACCGGTTCCTGCCGGATAAAGCCATCGATCTTCTCGATGAAGCCGGATCAAAAGCGAACCTGAAAGCAGACCGTGTTGAGGAAGCTGATATTCATGATCAGCTCGGCAAGCTGGCGAAAGAGAAAGAAAAAGCGGCTGCAGAGGAAAACTATGAGCTCGCCGCCAAACTGCGCCACGAAGAAATTCTGCTGGAAAAACAGCTTGAGAAACAGGATCATCAGGAAAAAATGATTGTCGGACTTAGTGAGATACAGGCCATCATTGAACAAAAAACCGGTATTCCTGTTGGTAAAATCCAGGAAGACGAACAAGCTAAAATGAAAAGCCTGGAAGGCAATCTTTCCAAAAAAGTAATAGGACAAGATGAGGCTGTTCAAAAAGTTGCGAAAGCTGTGCGCAGAAGCCGCGCCGGTTTAAAACGCAAAAACCGTCCGATCGGTTCCTTCCTTTTTGCAGGTCCGACCGGTGTAGGGAAAACAGAGCTGACGAAAACACTGGCAGAAGAACTGTTTGGCACAAAAGATTCCATGATCCGCCTCGATATGAGCGAATATATGGAAAAACATGCCGTGTCCAAAATCATCGGTTCTCCTCCAGGATATGTCGGCCATGATGACGGAGGCCAGCTGACCGAAAAAGTACGCAGGAATCCTTACAGCATCATCCTTCTGGATGAGATTGAGAAGGCACATCCTGACGTGCAGCATATGTTCCTTCAAATACTGGAAGACGGCCGTTTAACAGACAGTCACGGCAGAACCGTCAACTTTAAAGAAACAGTCATCATCATGACGAGCAATGCCGGAACAACGGAAAAACGGATGACGGTTGGTTTCGATACAGAGGCAACCGCTGCAATTAAAGAAAGCACGCTGCTGGATTCACTTGGAACGTTCTTCAAACCAGAGTTCCTGAACCGCTTCGATGCGATTATCGAATTCCAGTCACTTGAACGCAAACATATGCTGGCCATTGTTGAGCTCATGCTTGCCGAGCTTCAGGAAACGCTGGATGAAAAGAATCTGAAGCTCACTGTTTCAGATGAAGCGAAAAACAGACTTGCCGAACTCGGCTACCATCCTGCATTCGGTGCCCGTCCGCTTCGCCGGGTCATTCAGGAACAGCTTGAAGATCAAATTACAGACCTGCTGATTGATCACAGCGAGCTGGACCATGTAAAAGCTGTATTCGAAAATGAAAGCATTACTGTCACAAAAGCTTAA